The DNA sequence GTATTCACAAATAATAATCGATGAAGTACACCATATCCCTGCTATTTCATTTGAAATACCTCTTAGAAAATTTAAAGGTAAATATGTTTTAGGTTTAAGTGCAACACCAGCAAGGCAAGATGGAATGCATCCAATTATGTTTATGCAGTGTGGAGATATTGCATACGAATCAAAAAAAGAGATTAGGAAAATACATACTTTAAAAACAGTTGTTTCTTCATTTGAAGCAATCAGCAATGATTTTGGGCTTATTTTAAATGAGATGGTGGAAGACTTTGACAAAAACAATCTGATTATCTCTGAAATAGAGAAACTCAAAGATAGAAATATCTTGGTGCTTAGTGAGAGAATCGAGCATTTGAATATTCTGTATCATCTACTTGATGCCAAAGGTTTAAAATCTATTCTTATACATGGTGGACTCAAATCAAAAATGAAAAAAGAGTTTTTAAAAGAAGCAAATAATTCATCAATTATCTTATCTACAAGCAGTTTTATTGGAGAAGGAATCGATTTTTCTCATCTTGATACTATTGTGCTTACTATGCCAGTATCATATTGGGGAAGAATAGTTCAATATCTTGGACGAATTGGAAGAAATGGACAGGAATGCATTGCGGTTGATTTTTTTGATGAGAACACTCCTATGCTTAGGTCAAGTTTTCATAAACGGCAAAGAGGGTATAAAAAGATGGGTTATGTGCCGTTAGATGAGAAGGGATTATTTTAACTATCCCTCCTCAAACTATCAATTAAAGTGCTTCTTTTAACATCAAAAGTTCTGCAAATTACAGCTTTATTCATGCCACTTGACAATGTGATATAGTTTTCTTATATTTATTTTGTAGGTGTTGTTTTATATCTCTTAAACTATATCCAGTATTATGAAGTGCCAAAATCACAGAGTGAATAGATAAAAGCATTTGAAGCTTTTGTTTTCTCTTTTTTTAGTTTTAGATATGAAAACGATTACTCAAAATACAGCCCCTTTTATAAAAATAAATTAACTTTTCCTCTTTGTTTCTAAAATTACTACTTTTATAAACTAATATTTTACAAAAAGATATGAATTTAAAACTAACCTCTTGCTTTTGTTTTAAAAAATAGCTAAAATATAAATTATGAATTTACAAAATGACATAAAAATAAAACAACTGTATCAAATGTTACCAGAGGGGGTAGTCGCTCCAGCTTCTTGGCTTGCAGAGCAGGGCTATTCTATGCAGCTACTTTATCAGTACACTAAAAGCGGTTGGCTCAAAAAAACCTCAAGAGGCTCATACATAAGAGGCGATGTAAACCCATCTTGGCAGGGAGCTGTTTTAGGACTGCAAAAACTTAGCAATCAGCCATTTCACATAGGTGGTGTAACATCTCTTAATCTTCAAGGTTATGCTCATTATCTGCCATTGAACAACTCACAAACAATATATCTGTACGGCACTCAAAAACTTCCAGCATGGTTTAAAAATATAAAACTTGAACAAGAGTTTTATGTGATGAAAAAGCCCTATTTTAAGACAATAGGTCTGAAAAGTATACCATCAAATATAAAAGATTGGGAAATGGTAGTCTCATCTCCTGAGAGAGCTATCATGGAGCTTCTTTATCAAGTAAAACCCGATGGACTTAGCTTTGAGTTTGCAGCAGAGATATTTGAGGGATTAACAACTCTTCGACCATCTTTAGTCAATGAACTTTTAGGTATGTGTGAAAACATAAGAGTCAAACGCCTTTTTCTTTTTCTGACAAGCTACTTTAACCACCCTTGGGCAAAGCATATAAAAAAAGAGAGTTTAGAACTTGGTGTTGGCAGAATGCAGATAGTAAAAAACGGTGTCTTTGACAACGAGTTTTTAATAACAGTACCAAAGGAGTACCATGCTAGATAAAAATTCCATCTATTACAAACAAGTACAGTTGCTCTTAGAAGTGCTACCCTATGTCTCACAAGAGGAATGTTTTGCTCTCAAAGGCGGTACGGCTATCAATATGTTTGTAAGAGACATGCCAAGACTCTCGGTAGATATAGACCTTATGTATCTTCCAGTAGAAGATCGACAAACTAGCCTTCAAAATATTGCCGAGTCGTTTGAAAGAATTGCTCAGACAATAGAATCTTCAATGCGAGGTACAAAAGTATATAGACTAGACCAACAAGGAGATGGAATACTTTCTAAACTTCAAGTTGAAAAAAACGGTGT is a window from the Sulfurimonas crateris genome containing:
- a CDS encoding type IV toxin-antitoxin system AbiEi family antitoxin domain-containing protein → MNLQNDIKIKQLYQMLPEGVVAPASWLAEQGYSMQLLYQYTKSGWLKKTSRGSYIRGDVNPSWQGAVLGLQKLSNQPFHIGGVTSLNLQGYAHYLPLNNSQTIYLYGTQKLPAWFKNIKLEQEFYVMKKPYFKTIGLKSIPSNIKDWEMVVSSPERAIMELLYQVKPDGLSFEFAAEIFEGLTTLRPSLVNELLGMCENIRVKRLFLFLTSYFNHPWAKHIKKESLELGVGRMQIVKNGVFDNEFLITVPKEYHAR